Below is a genomic region from Henckelia pumila isolate YLH828 chromosome 3, ASM3356847v2, whole genome shotgun sequence.
ttggtACTCGCGTGCCTGTCACACCCAAAACAAATCCACTCGCCAATTTTTATTTGCAAACAGATTGTAAAAAGTGCCAGGTTTATTAACTCTATTTGGGTGTCTGTAGCCGTGTATACattcatatatatacacatatacaattttaaaacataaatacAATAATTTTTGTTCGGTTTTCTTACTGAagtgaaaaaagaaaaaaaaacttccCACTGTTTTTCTTCTTTCTCTCAGGCTGCATTTGAGTTAATGGATTCAAAATtcatagatttttattttaattttattttctaaatgAAACAATAAATTGAAGCTTAAATCCAAATCTTATTCGTTTAACACAAGTAATGACAAAgtagaataaatttcaaatgacaCTGTTATTGAGCGAAATAAAAATccattataattaaaataaaatactatatAAACATGTCATTGAAACTTATAATCTTACTtatataaacaataaaaatacattCGGAACCCATCCTTCCAATTGCAACCAAATATATTTTGCTCTCTTTTTCGTATCCCAACATTAAGACATTTTACTACACCTTTCACAACTTTACTCTATTATTATATCGAAATGACCCGAACATAAATTCCAAGGAAGTAATGCTGCGAAACAAGCTCAAGCAACAGCTTTTTGACATTTCATTTTAAGAACCTGAACGGCTAGGCTAATCTTCATTTCGTAACTTGAATAGGAAGTAAAATGAACCTTAGTTTCATCCACCCTTCAATCACAAACCAGAACCACAAAGCCGAAATACATTACAGgttcttgtttatttgtttaagcAGAAACTACAAATATCCCAACCTCTTTGGCTATCCTAAGTTCCATTGTCATCCGGGGATATCAATCACTCCATCATCCCATAAATCTGACCAAACAAAGCTTGAATCTACGACACAAAATTCACATTTTAAGTCATAGAATTAATGCCCACATAGAAGTTCTGAACCGAGCAACCCACGAAAAATGATAAAGAAAAGAAATGATGTGAACCTTGCTGCAAGAGGGAAATCAGCCAGATACTAGTTTTAAAACAATGCAGAGTAGATTGAGAAGTATAAGAGGAACTCGTAAGTATTGGGTTGCATATATGAGACCAAGAATCTGCCCCTTGAATGAATTTCTCTTAACCCCTGAATACTCTTGGAAGCTCCATCCTCTGCGGGCAAGGAATCGATCCTCATTTAAAATGGCCAGTGCATTTGCAAGAAGCAGGCAACCTTCCAGCAGCGTCCACAGCCCCATTTCCTGCAGCATGTGATATATAAATTCTATTTTCAAAATTCCTGCTAATGTGAATAAAATTGTCATGTTTTCTTAAAATAATTGGATGAACGCATTTTAGAAAGCGAAATGCATGATGATTCTGTTCACGTATGGGGTAGTTCGATATCAGAGGAGTAAATAGAGATGATTGTGATTTACTCAACCAGAGTTATAACAACTTGAGCTACTCTTCAACATAGAGTTGATGAATAATAGTTAAAATGTTCAAGTACAGGGACATAGTCTGATAAACCAACAGCAGTCGGTAGAAGATGCGGTAACACATTTGAATGGATATTTCAATATCCATCCATAAACAAGACCGAAAGAGGTCCAAGCCTCAAAGAAGAAGATCAAGAATCTTCATCACTTTTATGTCATCTCTCTCTATCATATGAGATCCAAATagcataaaagaacaattaaaatgAAGATCATACTTGCTAAATAATGAACGTGCATCTAGCAAATGGATCCAAGACAAGACGCAACAGGCATAAGACAAGGCTTACTTCATTCATAATGGTTGCACTATGACATGTAAAAGCAAGGCCATAAGTTCAAAAGAAGACGAAACTAGATGAAATTGACATAGGAACTTCAGCACTTAGTTGCGGCCATTTAAAAAATACTCTATTcagcatttaattcaaaaatcacttcaaatctgGCAGAGGTAAGGCATATTTCACAACTTACTCTTAAATTGGGACTATTTTAACACTTTGATGGATTTAAGAGCTTAAAATACATCAAAGAAATGAATTGCTTTATCAGCAGAATAATGTAAAAATCTAATAATGTTTGTCACATGAACTGAAGGGGAGAGAGCAGATCCTTTAGTCGATTGGTTGGGGGTACGGAGGATATTaggattttgaaaaaaaatatgacCGATTTCAGCAAGAAAAACGGAAGGAAAAGAATGTTGTGAGATACCCATCTTTCAGGTTCTTTTGGCAGATGTTACAAACTTTGCTTTATAACCCTTGAAAACCAAAATTTTAGAGCATTCTCATTTCTCAATTCGAACCACAATAGCTAGACCTTATAAGATACAAGCTACTTAAAGACCCAATTCAAACCTGAGCTTCTAACTGATATTGACAGGAAAACAAGCTGCTTAGAAACCCAattcaaaacacaaaacaaaaaaagcGAACAAAAGAATgtaaaaaagaagaagatgacTGGATCGGTGGAAAAAACTCCAATTTAGGGTTTTTCTTCCCAAGTTTCGGGGCAAAATGGCAATCTTCGCAATGAGTTAATGGGATATCAGATCCATGaattgaaaaacaaaaacacatctGACATAATCGGAGTAAATTTCAGCTAACCTTGTCAAATTGGGGAATACAAATTGGCTTTGGATCTTCTTTTTTTCTGAATAAAGTGTCGTCCTCCAAACtttgttttgatatttttttctttttcttattccttttcttttatagtatatatactatataataTGAGTCGGGTACCAATGCTTTAAAAAATATcagaataattaaatttaaaattttcatgtaaaatatttcTCATTGCCCCGGGCCAAAAAATATGCAAAATTTTCAAACTGATTCAGGATAGAATTTTCCTTTTTGTACCGTACGTTCGTCGGTGGAAGAAGAAGTCATATTTTTGGTCTCAGAATTGACCCCAATATGTGGAAAATACTGTAATAGatcgataaaattttactggtattcatcgatagacatggacTCATGCTTCAAATTAAGTATATCAATTGACTTTGCCTAGCGGAGAGCCGAAGGAAAATGCAGCTTCATGAAAGCCCTGCATAAATCAGCCCACAAAACCCGACCTTGCTCTTGGATCAACAGGGCATACGCGGGTCTCCACCACTTGCGGACACGACATTCCAATAGAAAAATTATTGCACTTCATCTTCTGCTCCTTGGAACAGACAAAGGCACGCAATCAACTCTCCTTACGATCAAGCTAATCCTCAGTAGTTTCCAAAGTTTGACCTTCCACCAAAGGCTTCGACCCTATCAACAAGAACTTATGCATATCAAAACGACGGCGACCCTCGAAATGATGGCAGTGTCCACGGAGATATCTATGAGAATCCTCGTCACCCCAGCAGCCCACACCGCAGTAGCTCTCATCGTCTCTATCGGTCATCTGAAAAGTAGTAACACACATCAAAATCCAAGAAGACATAATAAGTTCCAAAATACCATGCAtgatctgataccataaatgtagcgacacTGCCCGAATCACCTACTAGTTAAATTCCTAAGAATGCAATATACTTAAGCAAAGCAGTAAGGCAACAAAAACTTAAACTAAATTTACAACGCAAACCAACAGAATACAACTGGTAATGAAAACCCAAAGAGATAAAGTGTATCAAATCAACTAAACAAAATGCACCTCATTGCGGTCACTGGTCACTAAAATCTTGAGATttctaaaatcatttaaaaaaaaatatcatatattattaactCCTAACGTTCCACACATGTCCTCATGTTTTGAAATATTGTGTGGGGATCATTGTAAATTTGCAtgtatgtattttttaaaagtacGTTTCGGAATTAATGGTTATAGTAGTAATTTGTTTAAATAAGtagttaattaattgtttttttaaaaataaaaaaatttgtttttttcgaAAGCAACACATCCgatatataataatatcttCTCCCTTCCTCGATCATTCCAACTATTTGACCTTCTCCTCTCGATTGTCGTCTCGGAGCTCGATTGAATTTTCCGATAAGGTACCCCTCTCTATCAGATCGAATGTTTGAGAATTCGATGGAAACTTTTGTTTTTTGATCTTGTTATGTTaaccaatttttatttttttcaaaaaaaatttgggtaTAATGCGccgatgatttttatgttttttgatTACTgttttaatatatcaaaacgGATGTTTCAAGCACCTGTGAATCCTGTTTTCTTGAATTTCGGGTGTCAGATTATTGATGCCTTCAATTTGCCATGTCGTCTGTCAAGAATCATTTAGCTTTCCCAGATCTTCATTTGGCTGTGAGATGGCTCTGTTGGCTAATGGTTGGTATATGTTTTTTTCTTTGTATATCTCAGGTTTGGGAATTTGAATTTAGTTTGTGGAAGTTCCAGTGTTCTTTTTTCACATTTGCTACATCAACCAAGTTTCATGTCTGATTTTGACACCCAGACTCCTGCTGCTTTTGGTATGCTGCTCCACATATCTATTTTGATTGATTGGTGAAACTATTCTATTTGGcttatttttcttgattttgatttaaatGTTGAAAAGTGGGATTAGAGTAGATAAAGATTGCGAATAAGCATACAATACAACTCATTAAATTATAGAGGAATGAGGTGAAGATCAGAGATCTTTGGAACGGACTTACCGTGTTTTTTGTGTGATGTCAGATCCTTTTGCTGATGCAAATGCTGAGAATTCTGGTGCTGGGACAAAGGACTACGTTCATGTTCGAGTACAGCAGCGGAATGGTCGGAAGAGCCTAACAACTGTGCAGGGATTGAAGAAAGAGTTCAGCTATAACAAAATTCTGAAGGATCTTAAGAAAGACTTCTGCTGCAATGGAACCGTTGTTCAGGACCCTGAACTAGGCCAGGTTTTGTTGATTTCAATGGTTCTCCCATTCCTTCCCTTTAACCGCCTTTATATTTATTCCCCGATTTTGTTTGTGAAGGTTATTCAACTCCAAGGTGATCAGCGGAAGAATGTTTCTTCCTTTCTGATTCAGGTGATTGCTTGCTCATCGATTTCATGATAACATCTACATTTATGTAAAAGAATTTGTCAAAAACGAAAATGTCGGTATTAAATATGGGAAATGAAAGAAAGGTAGCTGGTAGGCACTATTTGTATGGGTCTTTCTCATGTAAAAGGATATGCTAAAGTTTGCACTTCTGAAGTTTGTGTGCTTCGATACTTAatagtttaatttttttgcttCGAAAACAGGCTGGGATCGTGAAAAAAGAGCATATAAAGATTCATGGTTTCTGAGCTGCAGCATCCATCACTGTGTTGTGGCTGTTGGATATTATGTCAGTGTTCAAGATGATATCCAATATCCATAACTCTTGTTAACCAAGTCAATCATATGTGTATTGTCAATTGACGTCTATATTTCGTTTCAAGCGTCTCATGGTGCTGGTACTTTCTTCAGTTTTAATGGTTGTCAACCACGACATTCTTATTTTGGATGCTACGTTTACTGCAAGCACTTGAACATGACATTTAATCATATATGATATACGTATGAGGTTCTAGAAAATCGCAAGGGGCGAGCGTTGCAAAAATGATAGTTGGAAGCTCTAAGGTCTATCATTGAGCAGGTGTAGCAGTAGCTACTTGTTTACATGCTGGACAATAGTATACTTTTTTTTAGGGAGATTCAGCGATAGAACAAATGATTCGAAATTTGGATGATTACAAA
It encodes:
- the LOC140890896 gene encoding protein translation factor SUI1 homolog, translating into MSDFDTQTPAAFDPFADANAENSGAGTKDYVHVRVQQRNGRKSLTTVQGLKKEFSYNKILKDLKKDFCCNGTVVQDPELGQVIQLQGDQRKNVSSFLIQAGIVKKEHIKIHGF
- the LOC140891871 gene encoding uncharacterized protein encodes the protein MGLWTLLEGCLLLANALAILNEDRFLARRGWSFQEYSGVKRNSFKGQILGLIYATQYLRVPLILLNLLCIVLKLVSG